The following coding sequences lie in one Psychrilyobacter atlanticus DSM 19335 genomic window:
- the carA gene encoding glutamine-hydrolyzing carbamoyl-phosphate synthase small subunit, which produces MKAKLILENGMVFEGKAFGYTEEAVGELVFNTSMTGYQEVLTDPSYYGQIVVMTYPMIGNYGLNLDDLESNGAKVRGFVIKEPAKLPNNFRCEMTLDGYLKQHKIMGFKGIDTRHLTKIIRDNGSMKAIITVDELTQKEIKNTMNDFSNIDAVSTVSTKEIYEAPCGAEKVNKKIGMIDFGIKQNIIRSFHKRNCDLTIFPWNTTAEEILSYDLDGVFLSNGPGDPADLTDVINEIKKMIGKTPIIGICLGHQLLAWALGGSTNKLKFGHRGANHPVKDLEKNKIFITSQNHGYVVDKMPEGVEITQINLNDNSVEGMKDYKNKIASVQYHPEAAPGPEDSQYVFDDFIKMLG; this is translated from the coding sequence ATGAAGGCAAAATTGATATTAGAAAATGGAATGGTATTTGAAGGAAAAGCTTTTGGTTACACAGAGGAAGCTGTAGGAGAGTTGGTGTTTAATACATCTATGACAGGGTATCAAGAAGTTCTTACTGATCCATCTTATTATGGACAAATAGTTGTAATGACTTATCCAATGATAGGAAACTATGGTCTTAACCTAGATGACTTAGAGAGTAATGGTGCAAAGGTAAGAGGATTTGTAATAAAAGAACCTGCTAAATTACCAAACAACTTTAGATGTGAGATGACATTAGATGGTTATCTAAAACAACATAAGATAATGGGATTTAAAGGTATAGATACAAGACACCTGACTAAGATCATAAGAGATAACGGATCTATGAAAGCTATCATCACTGTAGACGAGCTTACACAAAAAGAAATCAAAAATACAATGAATGATTTTTCAAATATAGACGCAGTAAGTACAGTAAGTACAAAAGAGATCTATGAAGCTCCATGTGGTGCTGAAAAAGTAAATAAAAAAATCGGAATGATTGATTTTGGTATCAAACAAAATATCATCAGATCATTCCACAAGAGAAACTGTGACTTAACTATATTCCCATGGAATACAACTGCTGAGGAGATCTTATCCTATGACCTAGATGGTGTATTTTTATCTAATGGGCCTGGAGATCCCGCTGATCTTACAGACGTAATAAACGAAATAAAGAAAATGATTGGAAAAACTCCTATAATCGGAATATGTTTAGGACACCAGCTATTGGCTTGGGCATTAGGAGGTTCCACTAATAAATTAAAGTTTGGTCATAGAGGAGCTAACCATCCGGTAAAAGACTTGGAAAAAAATAAGATCTTTATCACATCTCAAAATCATGGGTATGTGGTAGACAAGATGCCAGAAGGTGTAGAGATCACTCAAATAAACTTAAATGATAACTCAGTAGAGGGGATGAAAGACTACAAGAATAAGATAGCATCGGTACAGTATCATCCAGAAGCAGCACCGGGACCGGAAGATTCTCAATATGTATTCGATGATTTTATTAAAATGCTGGGATAG
- the pyrB gene encoding aspartate carbamoyltransferase: MKEILSLNNLTVKDILNILDKARELENDPKPSELENKILSTVFFEPSTRTKLSFISAMYRLGGKVIELDGGGNNSLKKGETISDTLTMMGLYTDIMAIRSPYEGTAKRASEILDIPVINAGDGANQHPTQTLLDLYTIQKEKGRLDNLEVAFVGDLKYGRTVHSLAKALDKFRGNKIYFIAPPEMQIPSYILDSLSLEYEVLENYESIMGDTDILYMTRIQEERFDDPRDFKKCAGKYQIDKEILKISKPDLKILHPLPRVGEIHTNLDSTPNAIYFSQAKNGVFVRQAIMSLLMKDHTKPLYDGIDKKCENLKCISQIENLGGKWIDLKGEKVCFYCEK, translated from the coding sequence TTGAAAGAAATACTATCATTAAATAATTTAACAGTAAAAGATATCTTAAATATCTTAGATAAAGCAAGAGAGTTGGAAAATGACCCTAAACCTTCTGAGTTAGAGAATAAAATTTTATCCACTGTTTTTTTTGAACCATCTACCCGGACTAAATTATCTTTTATCAGTGCTATGTATAGATTAGGAGGGAAGGTAATAGAGTTAGATGGAGGAGGGAATAATTCCCTAAAAAAAGGAGAAACAATCTCTGATACCCTTACCATGATGGGCCTCTATACAGATATTATGGCAATCAGGAGTCCCTATGAGGGAACAGCCAAAAGAGCCAGCGAAATATTAGATATACCTGTAATAAATGCAGGTGATGGAGCTAACCAGCATCCTACCCAGACTTTACTCGATCTCTATACTATACAAAAGGAAAAAGGAAGACTAGATAATTTAGAGGTTGCATTTGTAGGAGACCTTAAATATGGTAGAACTGTTCATTCACTGGCTAAGGCACTGGACAAATTTAGGGGAAATAAAATTTATTTTATAGCCCCTCCTGAGATGCAGATACCATCTTACATCTTAGATTCTCTTTCTTTGGAATATGAGGTTTTAGAAAACTATGAATCTATCATGGGGGATACAGATATCCTGTATATGACCAGAATACAAGAGGAAAGATTTGATGATCCCAGAGATTTTAAAAAATGTGCCGGTAAATATCAAATAGATAAAGAAATTTTAAAAATATCCAAGCCTGATTTAAAAATTCTCCATCCGCTGCCTAGGGTTGGAGAGATCCATACAAATTTAGACTCTACTCCCAATGCCATTTATTTTTCCCAGGCTAAAAATGGTGTTTTCGTCAGACAGGCCATCATGAGTTTACTTATGAAAGATCACACTAAACCTCTATATGATGGAATAGATAAAAAATGTGAAAATCTTAAATGTATCTCACAGATAGAGAATTTAGGAGGAAAGTGGATAGATCTCAAAGGGGAAAAAGTGTGTTTTTATTGTGAAAAATAA
- a CDS encoding sensor domain-containing diguanylate cyclase, whose protein sequence is MLRIKSLTVVSVSSLIVFIFMFIYLKKSIDTDYKNLEIIRSESVYHLIDQEFQGVYKNLEKLNTDWSKWDDTYEFIGGDNKVRGKFIERNLEYGVPYGILSDLNLNFIIFIDDEGQILYQQGYDNLSGNKISEEKIYRITKTISKYNEKTGMLAGDNEEVIVFSNLKITDSQEVKKSKGNLIMGYFLNRNRVMAIEEKLGIQFGMAGTSEIFETPYKINIGRNKIYNKLYIPDLSGGSVIFNNERDADILILGKKNIKKYVIVLFVNFIILISAIYIFMEYIIVRRLRKMDQSVREIIECQDLGKRLKINGRDEIGNLGENINNLLEDLEIMKAKLYNLATYDVMTGILNRHTGLEKLERNFKMSQNNNKIFTIAFIDINDLKYVNDRYSHEEGDKLIKNIVKIIENSLKSEDIFLRFGGDEFILGFNRLNLLEVNLLFNEIEEKLENYDNKSKKEYTHSISVGVVECRENKTLDEYVNIADINMYENKRYKKKFPERKYVK, encoded by the coding sequence ATGCTGAGGATAAAGAGTTTAACGGTTGTGAGTGTTTCTAGTCTAATAGTTTTTATATTTATGTTTATTTATTTAAAAAAATCAATCGACACAGATTATAAAAATTTAGAAATAATTAGATCAGAGTCTGTATATCATCTGATAGATCAGGAGTTTCAAGGGGTGTATAAAAATTTAGAAAAACTCAACACTGACTGGAGTAAGTGGGATGATACCTACGAATTTATAGGGGGAGATAATAAAGTAAGGGGAAAATTTATAGAACGTAACTTAGAATATGGAGTACCGTACGGAATATTGTCAGACTTAAATTTAAATTTTATTATTTTTATAGATGATGAGGGACAAATTTTATATCAACAGGGTTATGATAATTTATCTGGAAATAAAATATCTGAAGAAAAAATTTATAGGATAACAAAAACAATATCAAAGTATAATGAAAAAACAGGTATGCTAGCTGGTGATAATGAAGAAGTTATTGTTTTTTCTAATCTGAAGATAACCGATAGTCAGGAAGTAAAAAAATCAAAAGGTAATTTAATAATGGGTTATTTTTTAAATAGAAACAGGGTTATGGCTATCGAAGAAAAATTAGGAATCCAATTTGGTATGGCAGGAACTTCAGAAATTTTTGAAACCCCCTATAAAATTAATATAGGTAGAAATAAAATATATAATAAACTATATATACCAGACCTCTCAGGGGGAAGTGTTATTTTTAATAATGAAAGAGATGCTGATATATTAATTTTAGGGAAAAAAAATATAAAAAAATATGTGATTGTGTTATTTGTTAATTTTATAATCCTGATATCTGCGATCTATATCTTTATGGAATATATTATAGTGAGAAGATTAAGAAAGATGGATCAGTCTGTAAGGGAAATTATAGAATGTCAAGATTTGGGGAAACGTCTTAAGATCAATGGCAGAGATGAAATTGGAAACTTGGGAGAAAATATAAACAATTTATTGGAAGACCTTGAGATTATGAAGGCAAAATTATATAATTTAGCCACCTATGATGTGATGACTGGAATTTTAAATAGACATACGGGATTAGAGAAGCTAGAAAGAAATTTTAAAATGAGTCAAAATAATAATAAAATTTTTACAATTGCTTTTATAGATATAAATGATTTAAAATATGTAAATGACAGGTATTCCCATGAAGAGGGAGATAAATTGATTAAAAACATTGTAAAAATTATAGAAAATAGTTTGAAATCAGAAGATATTTTTTTAAGGTTTGGAGGAGATGAATTTATTCTGGGATTTAACAGATTAAACTTATTAGAAGTAAATCTATTATTTAATGAAATTGAAGAAAAATTAGAAAATTACGATAATAAATCCAAAAAAGAATATACACATAGTATAAGTGTAGGAGTAGTAGAATGTCGAGAAAATAAAACTTTAGATGAATATGTCAATATAGCAGATATCAATATGTATGAAAACAAAAGATATAAAAAGAAATTTCCTGAAAGAAAATATGTAAAATAA
- the carB gene encoding carbamoyl-phosphate synthase large subunit: MLDKNIKKTLVIGSGPIVIGQAAEFDYSGTQACEALKEEGIEVVLINSNPATIMTDKSVADRIYIEPITLEFVTKVIIKEKPDSILVGMGGQTALNMAVELEDSGILTEHNIKVLGTTIDSIKRGEDRDLFRDAMNKIGEPTIESMIVENLEDGLEFAAKIGYPLIVRPAYTLGGTGGGMANNPQELEDILLKGLVLSRVGQVLVEKSILGWKEVEYEVMRDINGNRITVCNMENIDPVGIHTGDSIVVAPSQTLSDKEYQMLRTSALNIIDEIGIVGGCNVQFALNPDSFEYAIIEINPRVSRSSALASKATGYPIARVAAKLSLGYTLDEVKNEVTGKTYACFEPALDYIVVKIPKWPFDKFEKADRKLGTKMMATGEIMAIGNNFEAAFLKGVRSLEIGQYGLEHKASTIRSMQELKKRVVSPDDERIFDLAEMLRRGYTKTMLQKITGMDPFFMEKLQWIVNQEEVLKKTKLSDLTPKNLRNWKKKGFSDRAMAKFMGISEDDIVAKRKELNVMPVYKMVDTCAGEFEASSSYYYSTYDMHDEVEISDRRKVIVIGSGPIRIGQGIEFDYCTVHTVKALQNLDIETIIINNNPETVSTDFSTADKLYFEPLVLEDVMNIIEKENPEGVILQFGGQTAIKLANDLADLGINIIGTSAEMIDAAEDRERFEAILEKLDINRPKGRAVWNTEDGIAEAEKVKYPVLVRPSYVLGGQGMEICYLEENLKGYLEASFIRDPKNPVLVDKYLNGVEIEVDAICDGEDVLIPGIMEHLERAGIHSGDSITVYPQQNLYEGTEEEILDITRKLAKELNIIGMMNIQFIAYENKLYIIEVNPRSSRTVPYISKVAGVPMIELATKVMLGQKLADLPYGTGIYKKPDLVAVKVPVFSTEKLGGVEVSLGPEMKSTGEVLGIGNNMDEAIYKGLVGGYRIHEIKNKRVLATIKGSDKDEFLSLAKRLINQGCTMIGTGGTAEYLNNNGVACETVNKINEASPNIIDKLKTQQIDLLINTPTKANDAQRDGFKIRRTAIEYGVEVLTSLDTLNAVLNIMEKDVDTRDLDIFDISKI; this comes from the coding sequence ATGTTAGATAAAAATATAAAGAAAACCCTTGTAATAGGATCAGGACCAATTGTAATAGGACAAGCTGCTGAATTTGATTATTCTGGAACCCAGGCTTGTGAAGCATTAAAGGAAGAGGGAATAGAAGTAGTATTAATAAACTCTAACCCCGCTACGATAATGACCGATAAAAGTGTCGCTGATAGAATATATATAGAGCCTATTACATTGGAATTTGTAACTAAGGTAATCATAAAGGAAAAACCAGATTCAATCTTAGTTGGAATGGGTGGACAAACTGCTCTTAACATGGCAGTAGAATTAGAAGACAGTGGAATATTAACAGAACACAATATAAAGGTATTGGGAACAACTATTGATTCTATTAAAAGGGGAGAAGACAGAGACCTATTTAGAGATGCCATGAATAAGATAGGGGAACCTACTATAGAGAGTATGATAGTTGAGAACCTAGAAGATGGATTGGAGTTCGCTGCAAAAATAGGATATCCATTAATTGTAAGACCTGCATACACATTAGGTGGTACTGGAGGAGGGATGGCAAATAATCCTCAAGAATTAGAAGACATCTTATTAAAAGGACTGGTTTTATCTAGAGTAGGACAAGTATTAGTTGAAAAATCGATCCTTGGTTGGAAAGAAGTAGAATATGAGGTAATGAGAGATATAAATGGAAATAGAATTACAGTATGTAATATGGAGAATATCGACCCAGTTGGAATTCATACAGGAGATAGTATAGTAGTAGCACCATCTCAAACATTATCTGACAAAGAATATCAAATGTTGAGAACATCTGCACTTAACATAATAGATGAGATAGGAATTGTAGGAGGGTGTAATGTACAGTTCGCTCTTAACCCTGATTCATTTGAATATGCAATTATTGAGATCAACCCTAGAGTATCTAGATCATCTGCACTAGCTTCTAAAGCTACTGGATATCCAATTGCAAGGGTAGCAGCAAAATTATCATTAGGATATACCCTGGATGAAGTAAAAAATGAAGTTACAGGAAAAACATATGCTTGTTTTGAACCAGCACTGGATTATATAGTAGTAAAGATTCCAAAGTGGCCATTTGATAAATTTGAGAAGGCTGACAGAAAATTAGGTACAAAGATGATGGCTACTGGAGAGATCATGGCTATTGGAAACAACTTTGAAGCGGCATTTTTAAAAGGTGTTAGATCACTAGAGATCGGACAATATGGTTTAGAACATAAAGCATCTACAATTAGATCTATGCAAGAATTAAAGAAGAGAGTAGTAAGCCCAGACGATGAAAGAATATTTGATCTAGCTGAGATGCTGAGACGTGGATATACAAAGACTATGTTACAAAAGATTACCGGAATGGATCCATTCTTCATGGAAAAATTACAGTGGATAGTAAATCAAGAAGAAGTTTTAAAGAAAACTAAATTATCTGACCTTACTCCTAAAAATCTTAGAAACTGGAAGAAGAAAGGTTTCTCAGACAGAGCAATGGCAAAATTTATGGGAATAAGCGAAGATGATATAGTCGCTAAAAGAAAAGAGTTAAACGTTATGCCTGTATACAAGATGGTAGATACCTGCGCAGGAGAATTTGAAGCTTCTTCATCTTATTACTACTCAACTTATGACATGCATGATGAAGTAGAAATATCAGACAGAAGAAAAGTTATAGTTATTGGATCTGGGCCTATCAGAATAGGACAGGGAATTGAATTTGACTACTGTACAGTACACACAGTAAAAGCATTACAAAATTTAGATATAGAGACAATCATTATAAACAATAACCCTGAGACTGTTTCAACAGATTTCTCAACAGCTGATAAACTATACTTTGAACCATTGGTATTAGAAGATGTAATGAATATCATTGAAAAAGAGAACCCAGAGGGAGTTATCTTACAATTTGGTGGGCAGACTGCTATAAAATTAGCAAATGATCTGGCAGATTTAGGAATCAATATAATCGGTACTTCTGCTGAGATGATAGATGCTGCTGAAGATAGAGAAAGATTTGAAGCTATATTGGAAAAATTAGATATAAATAGACCAAAGGGAAGAGCTGTTTGGAATACTGAAGATGGTATAGCAGAAGCTGAAAAAGTAAAATATCCGGTATTAGTAAGACCTTCATATGTATTGGGCGGACAAGGGATGGAGATCTGTTACTTAGAGGAAAACTTAAAAGGTTACTTAGAAGCTTCTTTCATTAGAGATCCTAAAAATCCAGTATTAGTAGATAAATACTTAAATGGTGTAGAGATCGAAGTAGATGCAATCTGTGATGGTGAAGACGTTCTTATCCCTGGAATCATGGAACATTTAGAGAGAGCAGGAATACATTCTGGTGACTCAATTACAGTTTATCCACAACAAAACCTATATGAAGGAACAGAAGAAGAGATCTTAGATATCACTAGAAAATTAGCTAAAGAGTTAAATATAATAGGAATGATGAATATACAATTTATAGCTTATGAAAATAAACTATATATAATAGAAGTAAACCCTAGATCATCTAGAACGGTACCTTACATCTCGAAAGTAGCTGGTGTTCCAATGATCGAACTGGCAACAAAAGTAATGCTAGGGCAAAAATTAGCAGATCTACCATACGGTACAGGTATATACAAGAAACCGGATCTAGTAGCAGTAAAGGTCCCAGTATTCTCTACTGAAAAACTTGGTGGTGTAGAAGTATCATTAGGACCTGAGATGAAATCTACAGGAGAAGTATTAGGAATAGGAAACAATATGGATGAAGCTATCTACAAGGGCCTTGTAGGAGGATACAGAATCCATGAAATTAAGAATAAAAGAGTTTTAGCTACTATAAAAGGAAGCGATAAAGATGAATTTTTAAGCCTGGCTAAAAGACTTATAAATCAAGGGTGTACAATGATTGGAACTGGTGGGACTGCTGAATATCTAAATAATAATGGTGTAGCATGTGAGACTGTTAATAAAATAAATGAAGCATCTCCTAATATAATCGATAAATTAAAGACTCAACAAATAGATCTCCTTATCAACACTCCTACAAAAGCAAATGATGCTCAAAGAGATGGGTTTAAGATAAGAAGAACTGCTATAGAATATGGTGTAGAAGTACTAACTTCACTGGATACACTAAATGCAGTATTAAATATCATGGAAAAAGATGTAGATACCAGAGACTTAGATATCTTTGATATAAGTAAAATCTAA